A region of Reichenbachiella carrageenanivorans DNA encodes the following proteins:
- a CDS encoding glycoside hydrolase family 130 protein: MIKKYEKNPIIFPGGEDFRKVVTFNPGAVFDDGKFLLYDRAAATLSPFRTAIGLFESTDGKNFTPVGDQPVFTSEMLGYPEGSVQDARVVKIDGTFYMNYAFQPYGFDCFPTGEGVPFYDTSKYTDWAKCEYPMITRSGIATSQDGINWEQLCFTSPEEIDDRDHALFPEKINGKFCLLRRPMDFVGEEYGTTQPGMWITFSEDLHDWSKPQLLATAQEAWEGGKIGAACNPIKTSRGWLVLYHGVDENIIYRVGGMMLDLEDPTKVIARSINHIMEPTEYYEKCGLVIPNVVFPTSIVEKDGIGYIYYGCCDTSIGLATVKVEDLVDHLFDN, translated from the coding sequence ATGATAAAAAAATACGAGAAAAATCCCATCATATTTCCTGGTGGGGAAGACTTTCGAAAAGTAGTTACCTTCAACCCAGGAGCTGTTTTCGATGATGGGAAGTTTTTGCTTTACGACCGAGCGGCAGCAACTTTGAGTCCATTTCGTACAGCCATTGGTTTGTTTGAAAGCACTGACGGTAAAAACTTCACACCAGTAGGGGATCAGCCAGTATTTACCTCAGAGATGTTGGGATATCCTGAGGGAAGTGTACAAGACGCCAGAGTGGTCAAGATCGATGGAACTTTCTATATGAACTATGCTTTTCAGCCCTATGGTTTTGATTGTTTTCCTACAGGAGAAGGGGTGCCATTTTATGACACATCAAAATATACTGATTGGGCTAAATGTGAATACCCGATGATTACCAGATCTGGTATAGCAACGTCCCAAGACGGGATAAACTGGGAGCAGCTGTGTTTTACCTCACCAGAGGAAATAGATGATAGAGACCATGCTTTGTTTCCAGAAAAGATCAACGGTAAATTTTGCCTTTTGAGACGACCAATGGATTTTGTGGGAGAAGAATATGGCACTACTCAGCCTGGTATGTGGATTACATTTTCTGAAGATTTGCACGATTGGAGCAAACCTCAGTTGTTAGCCACGGCGCAAGAAGCTTGGGAAGGAGGTAAAATTGGCGCAGCTTGCAACCCCATAAAAACAAGCAGAGGGTGGCTCGTGCTATATCACGGTGTAGATGAAAATATCATTTATCGAGTGGGAGGGATGATGCTGGATTTAGAAGACCCTACCAAGGTGATCGCTAGAAGTATCAATCATATTATGGAGCCTACTGAGTATTATGAAAAATGTGGGTTGGTGATACCCAATGTCGTGTTTCCTACCAGCATTGTGGAAAAAGACGGCATAGGCTATATCTACTACGGGTGCTGTGATACCAGTATTGGTTTGGCCACAGTCAAAGTAGAAGATCTGGTAGACCATCTATTTGATAACTAA
- a CDS encoding MFS transporter, translating into MIKKIQGEIRFFNEMPRDMRILLMTNMIYALVLPIIEIFVSAYIMRSLNSSSAVILYQITVFTGIPITFVLNGFLLRKFSVKGLYSLGMILSGISISVMMFLKDITFVEVGISGLLMGISYGFFWSNRDFLAIETTEDNNRNYYYGLETFFYTITGIAVPAVIGFLFVLTSSYNLFDGDATAVYRVITIAVFLLTVLSSIVIHRGSFKNPKVDRIIYFRFDKLWRKLLVLASLKGMTQGYLVTVPAILILRLVGDESTLSSVQSISGIVTAIVLYVLGRISKPQHRIYIFSLGYVIFFVGALTHSLLFSSFGVIVFVMCKVLYQPLHDIAYFPIQMKVINYLSELTKRSEFSYIVNHEFGLYVGRFLGLSLFIVLDYYISESFAIRYSLVVIGIIQMLSIPLAKTIIQESKHEKA; encoded by the coding sequence ATGATTAAGAAAATACAGGGCGAAATACGCTTTTTTAATGAAATGCCACGGGACATGCGCATTTTGTTGATGACCAATATGATATATGCACTTGTGCTTCCCATCATAGAGATTTTTGTGAGTGCTTATATCATGCGCAGTCTCAATAGCTCTAGTGCGGTGATTCTATATCAGATTACTGTGTTTACGGGTATTCCAATCACTTTCGTGCTCAATGGTTTCTTGTTGCGCAAGTTTAGTGTGAAGGGATTGTACAGTCTGGGCATGATTCTCAGTGGCATTTCTATTTCAGTAATGATGTTTCTCAAGGACATCACTTTTGTAGAAGTAGGTATTTCAGGGTTGTTGATGGGAATATCCTATGGTTTTTTCTGGTCTAACCGTGATTTTCTAGCGATTGAAACCACAGAAGACAACAATCGGAATTACTACTATGGGTTAGAGACTTTTTTCTATACCATCACGGGGATTGCGGTGCCAGCCGTTATTGGTTTTTTATTCGTCCTCACGTCTAGTTACAACTTATTCGATGGAGATGCTACGGCTGTTTATCGTGTCATCACGATTGCGGTGTTTTTGCTTACTGTGCTTTCGAGTATAGTGATACATCGCGGGTCTTTCAAAAACCCAAAAGTAGATCGTATTATTTACTTTCGATTCGATAAGCTGTGGCGAAAACTGCTGGTATTAGCCTCACTCAAGGGCATGACTCAAGGCTATCTGGTGACTGTGCCAGCCATTTTGATTTTAAGACTTGTAGGAGACGAAAGTACACTCTCCTCTGTTCAGAGCATTAGTGGTATTGTGACGGCCATTGTACTTTATGTACTTGGCAGAATAAGCAAACCACAGCATCGTATTTATATATTTTCATTGGGCTATGTCATCTTTTTTGTAGGAGCTCTGACGCACAGCCTTTTATTTTCATCCTTCGGCGTTATCGTTTTTGTCATGTGTAAGGTGCTATATCAGCCCCTACATGATATCGCTTATTTCCCGATTCAGATGAAAGTGATCAACTACTTGAGTGAATTGACGAAACGGAGCGAGTTCTCCTATATCGTCAATCATGAGTTCGGACTTTATGTGGGAAGATTCCTAGGCCTTTCCTTGTTTATCGTACTCGACTATTACATCTCCGAATCATTTGCGATTCGATATTCATTAGTGGTGATAGGCATCATACAGATGCTTTCTATCCCACTAGCAAAAACAATTATACAAGAATCTAAACATGAAAAAGCATGA
- a CDS encoding RagB/SusD family nutrient uptake outer membrane protein has product MKNYTRLLIKYTLSIAACFSVWSCTELDENPKGRLNDPEVAFQDISNLNAVSIAMYAAIRGDGSWAEGFATTQYMTTMFGADDITTIAGGNKEPFREFDEFSKSPSNIWMSNLYKGCYRAILNANAVIEYSKYTQDEQSAIDNLVGQAHFIRALSYFYLVRSWGEIPMYTTPDAPIDLGLSEVSVVYEQIIADLKEAEALLPDTQSEVGRPKKGAAMALLAKVYLTKAGWPLKDESAYALAASKAGEVITQKGRWGFDLLPSFDMIWKRANDNSSESVFSIQYDRNTGDGAHANHLIGTASMPKEENGWEDFFCELTFYNEFPAGPRKDATFYTVFYTSDGGVVNFEDSDARHPYYAKFRDGAVDEAQPWVNNFHTAAAYALIRYADVLLIFAEATAQATGVDTQAYDAINEVRNRAGLPDLTVGLSKADFVNAVIEERGWELAGEGQRWYDLLRTEKVQEVIDKRHPDEPVKITGAITPDNFYAPIPEAEVLKNPNLAK; this is encoded by the coding sequence ATGAAAAATTACACACGATTATTGATCAAATATACCTTATCAATTGCAGCATGCTTTTCGGTATGGTCTTGTACTGAATTGGACGAAAACCCAAAAGGACGACTCAACGATCCTGAAGTGGCTTTCCAAGACATTTCAAATCTTAATGCTGTTTCGATTGCGATGTACGCGGCCATACGTGGAGATGGCAGTTGGGCAGAGGGATTTGCCACTACCCAGTACATGACGACGATGTTTGGTGCGGATGATATAACCACCATTGCTGGTGGTAACAAAGAGCCTTTCAGAGAGTTCGACGAGTTTAGTAAATCGCCAAGCAATATTTGGATGTCGAATTTGTATAAAGGGTGCTACCGAGCCATACTCAATGCTAATGCTGTAATTGAGTATTCGAAATACACACAAGATGAACAATCAGCTATTGACAACTTGGTTGGCCAGGCACATTTTATTCGAGCATTGAGCTACTTCTATTTAGTCAGGAGTTGGGGAGAAATCCCAATGTACACCACGCCAGATGCTCCCATAGATCTGGGATTGTCTGAAGTGAGTGTAGTCTATGAGCAGATCATAGCAGACTTGAAAGAAGCAGAAGCCTTATTGCCCGATACGCAGAGTGAGGTCGGTAGACCCAAAAAGGGAGCTGCCATGGCACTACTTGCAAAGGTGTACCTGACCAAAGCAGGATGGCCGCTTAAGGATGAGTCTGCCTATGCATTAGCAGCCAGCAAGGCTGGCGAGGTCATTACCCAAAAGGGACGATGGGGATTCGATTTGTTACCAAGCTTTGATATGATCTGGAAGAGAGCCAATGACAATAGTTCAGAATCTGTATTTTCAATCCAATATGACAGAAATACAGGAGACGGCGCACATGCTAATCACCTGATTGGTACGGCATCGATGCCTAAGGAAGAAAACGGTTGGGAAGACTTCTTTTGTGAGCTTACTTTTTACAATGAATTTCCGGCTGGTCCGAGAAAAGATGCCACATTCTACACGGTATTTTATACCTCTGATGGTGGTGTGGTAAACTTCGAAGACAGTGATGCGCGTCACCCATATTACGCCAAGTTTAGAGATGGCGCAGTAGATGAGGCTCAGCCATGGGTAAACAATTTTCATACAGCAGCAGCTTATGCGCTGATCCGATATGCAGATGTACTGTTGATTTTTGCAGAAGCAACCGCACAAGCTACAGGAGTAGATACTCAAGCTTATGACGCGATCAATGAAGTAAGAAATCGGGCTGGTTTGCCTGACCTGACTGTTGGTTTGAGCAAAGCTGATTTTGTAAATGCCGTCATAGAGGAAAGAGGATGGGAACTAGCAGGCGAAGGCCAGCGCTGGTACGACTTGCTGAGAACCGAAAAGGTACAGGAGGTAATAGATAAACGTCATCCTGATGAACCAGTGAAAATCACAGGAGCTATCACGCCAGACAATTTTTATGCGCCTATACCAGAGGCCGAAGTCTTGAAAAATCCAAATCTAGCGAAATAA
- a CDS encoding SusC/RagA family TonB-linked outer membrane protein, whose product MKQILQFKKRYLLMSLLFVSKVAFSQSDNKVIKGQVVTEEGSALIGVHVQVTGTTLGTATDVDGAFRLSLPDSAKEVTFSMIGFQRQSIDVSSDIRTAYNILLVEDSDLLNEVIVIGYGTQKKQDFTGSVSTISNKNFENQPILRADNILSGRAAGVQVAANSGAPGGNIKIRIRGANSITGNNQPLIVIDGVIGADMQMVNPSDIQSMEVLKDASATAIYGSRGANGVVMITTKKGNADRTIVQVNSFYSVSTLPTKIDYLSAGQFAELYNEYDREIYYNPAFPYQAPFTDQEIDDFYISGGTDWQDEIFRTAHAQNYEVSVQGGSDKVAYYLSSSYLDQEGILINTGFKRFNLRSKIDIELSDKWDLNLSVSGSRQTGKNNNDVGSQYGAIGRMPQWVATEPVWDENDEFYNNTPNYGAVTGNPVGLQMTQNSDVIVDNYLPSGALTYQVIPDLSIKFAGALDIRNTNHSYFNDNYLLEGPGGITRAGVNNFRKTRSQYSVVANYKKDFGMHNIGLTGIYEGTSFKDEGAYAEASDLNSPTLGYYNLALSGTQRASSYYYDEYLNSIAFRLNYTLAGKYILTATVRRDGSSKFVGDNRYSVFPSAALAWHLGDENFVQNLNLFSTLKLRASYGLTGNQGVGSYATLPYFIQNPTVDYSPGGPTAASVTGLGVGSPGNSALKWETTKQLDVGVELGFFADRLRFELDYYQKTTSDLLLNYQLPFYAGNGTIVSNIGEVTNKGVELMMIATPIDQSWFQWDVSMNVSVNRNEVMDLGEETQIFPSTRYADADAPLNIIKVGESLGTFYGYQYEGVWKSSELDEAALFGNVPGDAKYSDLNGDHVIDTEDLQIIGRAQPKFLYGVSNTFKIKNFDVSVLMQGVYGGQVYNGMYQKSVGLFGQSQAFTSPDHYQRWTLSNEETDVPAFSTTSQLFSNSSRWLQDGSYLRLKNVTIAYNVPTAEMGPIFSSLSRLQLYVSGDNLWTWTDYTGYDPEASSAGNTVGGGSNTDVDQNIDTGAYPSPKTFIAGLKIAF is encoded by the coding sequence ATGAAACAAATACTACAGTTTAAAAAGAGATATTTATTGATGTCCTTGCTGTTTGTCAGTAAGGTGGCTTTTAGTCAATCTGATAATAAAGTGATCAAAGGTCAGGTAGTTACAGAAGAGGGCTCTGCACTGATAGGTGTACATGTACAAGTGACAGGTACTACTTTGGGTACCGCTACTGATGTAGACGGAGCTTTCAGGTTGTCGTTGCCTGATTCTGCTAAAGAAGTTACATTTTCTATGATTGGTTTTCAACGTCAATCTATAGATGTGAGCTCAGATATAAGAACAGCGTATAACATCTTGTTGGTAGAAGATTCTGATTTGCTCAATGAGGTCATTGTGATCGGTTATGGAACACAAAAGAAACAAGACTTTACAGGCTCGGTATCGACTATATCCAATAAGAACTTCGAAAATCAGCCCATACTCAGGGCAGACAATATACTGAGCGGTCGCGCTGCTGGTGTACAAGTAGCAGCCAATTCAGGTGCTCCGGGAGGGAATATTAAAATCAGAATCAGAGGAGCCAATTCGATCACTGGAAACAATCAGCCTTTAATAGTTATAGATGGGGTGATAGGGGCAGACATGCAAATGGTAAATCCTAGCGATATACAGTCTATGGAGGTGCTAAAAGATGCATCAGCGACGGCTATCTATGGATCTAGAGGAGCCAATGGTGTAGTAATGATCACGACCAAAAAAGGGAATGCCGATCGTACGATCGTACAGGTCAATTCCTTCTATAGCGTGTCTACACTGCCTACCAAGATAGATTACTTATCTGCTGGTCAGTTTGCTGAGCTGTACAATGAGTATGATCGTGAGATCTATTACAACCCAGCTTTTCCTTACCAGGCACCTTTTACTGATCAAGAAATTGATGATTTTTATATCAGTGGTGGTACCGATTGGCAAGACGAAATATTCCGTACTGCTCATGCTCAAAACTATGAGGTCTCTGTACAGGGGGGGAGCGACAAAGTAGCCTACTATTTATCCTCTTCTTACCTCGACCAAGAAGGGATTTTGATCAATACAGGTTTTAAACGCTTCAATCTTCGGTCTAAAATAGACATTGAACTTTCTGATAAATGGGACCTGAATCTGAGTGTGTCTGGCAGTAGACAAACAGGAAAAAACAATAATGATGTAGGTTCACAGTATGGTGCTATTGGGCGAATGCCTCAGTGGGTAGCTACAGAGCCTGTGTGGGATGAAAACGATGAGTTTTATAACAACACGCCAAACTATGGCGCCGTAACAGGTAATCCTGTAGGGCTACAGATGACTCAAAACTCTGATGTTATCGTAGACAATTACCTTCCATCTGGGGCACTTACCTATCAGGTGATCCCTGACTTGAGTATCAAATTTGCAGGAGCATTAGACATTAGAAATACCAATCATAGCTATTTCAATGACAATTATTTGCTAGAAGGACCAGGAGGTATTACCAGAGCAGGTGTTAATAATTTTAGAAAAACCAGAAGCCAATACAGTGTAGTTGCCAATTATAAGAAAGATTTTGGCATGCATAATATCGGCCTAACAGGTATATATGAAGGCACTTCTTTCAAGGATGAGGGGGCCTACGCAGAAGCCAGCGATCTCAATTCACCTACGCTTGGTTATTATAACCTGGCACTAAGCGGGACACAAAGAGCGTCTTCTTATTACTATGACGAATATTTAAATTCGATTGCCTTTAGGTTGAATTATACCCTTGCGGGTAAATATATCCTGACAGCTACAGTAAGGAGAGATGGATCTTCAAAGTTTGTAGGAGACAATCGATACAGTGTATTTCCATCAGCAGCACTGGCTTGGCATTTAGGAGATGAAAATTTTGTACAAAACCTAAATCTGTTTAGTACATTAAAACTAAGAGCAAGCTATGGCCTCACGGGCAATCAAGGCGTAGGCTCTTATGCTACCTTGCCCTATTTTATACAAAACCCTACAGTAGACTATTCGCCTGGAGGGCCGACAGCAGCTAGCGTTACGGGATTGGGGGTAGGCTCACCTGGCAACTCTGCCTTGAAATGGGAGACGACCAAACAACTGGATGTAGGGGTCGAACTTGGTTTTTTTGCAGATCGTCTTCGTTTCGAATTGGACTATTATCAAAAGACCACCAGTGATTTGTTGCTCAATTATCAGCTACCATTTTATGCAGGCAATGGTACCATCGTCTCCAATATAGGGGAAGTGACCAACAAAGGAGTAGAACTCATGATGATCGCTACTCCTATAGATCAGTCTTGGTTTCAATGGGATGTGTCGATGAACGTGTCGGTCAATAGAAACGAGGTAATGGACTTGGGTGAAGAGACACAGATTTTCCCATCTACCAGATATGCTGATGCCGATGCGCCACTCAATATCATCAAAGTAGGAGAGTCTTTAGGTACTTTTTATGGGTATCAGTACGAAGGCGTATGGAAGTCTTCGGAACTGGACGAGGCAGCTCTTTTTGGTAATGTGCCAGGGGATGCCAAGTATAGCGATCTAAATGGAGATCATGTCATAGATACCGAAGACTTACAGATCATAGGAAGAGCGCAGCCTAAGTTTTTATATGGAGTCAGCAATACATTTAAAATCAAAAACTTTGACGTGAGTGTATTGATGCAAGGCGTATATGGAGGGCAGGTGTACAACGGAATGTATCAAAAGTCTGTAGGCTTGTTTGGTCAGAGTCAAGCCTTTACTAGTCCAGATCATTATCAACGCTGGACGCTCTCCAACGAAGAGACTGATGTGCCTGCATTTAGCACAACTTCTCAGCTGTTTTCTAATAGCAGTCGGTGGTTGCAAGATGGCAGTTACCTAAGGCTCAAAAATGTAACCATTGCCTATAACGTGCCTACCGCTGAAATGGGACCCATATTTTCTAGCCTGTCTAGGCTACAGCTCTACGTGAGTGGAGACAATCTCTGGACATGGACGGACTATACAGGCTATGACCCAGAAGCCTCGTCCGCAGGCAATACCGTGGGAGGGGGATCTAATACTGATGTAGATCAGAATATAGATACAGGAGCATACCCGAGTCCAAAAACATTTATCGCAGGTTTAAAAATTGCTTTTTAA
- a CDS encoding helix-turn-helix domain-containing protein, whose amino-acid sequence MKRFKRELSPIGDNSCFTIQNHYDAKFDYPVHLHPEYEINVVLHTDGTRIIGDSKEGFRKNDIALVGPNLLHAWRSEKQQGVRVITIQFSKELFEFNLLKKEGMQSISKLLEDSKQGIIFKKRDFIEIKNKILALIDLFDFRGFIAFLELLHTMSKSDYRLALSSTPYLSDFEDSVDNRIEKVCHYISQHFDKKIAIEEAANIINLSPSAFSHYFKRYTYRSFTEYLLDIRLKKACQLLIESDTPIAIIHAKCGFTNASNFNRIFKKAKALTPRAYRQKFGLKVV is encoded by the coding sequence ATGAAAAGATTTAAGAGAGAGCTTTCTCCAATTGGGGACAATTCCTGTTTTACCATTCAAAATCACTATGATGCTAAATTCGACTACCCTGTGCATCTGCACCCTGAATATGAGATCAATGTAGTGCTTCATACGGATGGTACACGCATTATAGGAGATTCTAAAGAAGGGTTCAGAAAAAACGACATTGCCCTTGTGGGGCCAAATCTATTGCATGCCTGGCGCAGTGAAAAACAACAAGGAGTACGGGTGATTACGATTCAGTTTTCCAAAGAGCTCTTTGAGTTTAACCTTCTCAAGAAAGAAGGTATGCAATCCATTTCCAAGCTACTAGAGGACTCCAAACAAGGAATAATTTTTAAAAAGAGAGATTTTATAGAGATCAAAAACAAGATTCTTGCTTTGATCGACCTGTTTGATTTTAGAGGCTTTATTGCTTTTTTAGAATTGCTACATACCATGTCCAAGTCCGACTATCGCTTGGCATTATCTAGTACACCATACTTGTCCGACTTTGAAGACTCGGTAGACAATAGGATCGAAAAGGTCTGCCATTACATCAGCCAGCACTTTGATAAAAAAATAGCAATAGAAGAGGCTGCTAATATCATCAACTTGTCTCCTTCAGCTTTCAGCCATTATTTCAAACGGTATACATATCGTTCGTTTACTGAATACCTCCTCGATATTAGGCTAAAAAAAGCATGTCAACTGCTCATAGAATCGGATACACCTATTGCTATTATTCATGCCAAATGTGGTTTTACAAATGCCTCCAACTTTAATAGGATTTTCAAAAAAGCAAAAGCACTAACACCTAGAGCATATCGTCAAAAATTTGGTTTGAAGGTCGTGTAA
- a CDS encoding T9SS type A sorting domain-containing protein: protein MKKALHTSLVLLSLAFCFHSVQASEPEPEETINKKVYMHYMGWFGATEEGNHWKDGAPREPLIGYYDSQSWATHLYQILLSSACGVDGMVVNVRTEYDENSLKAVLPSLKRITDIDATFDYSVAVSYDDQDMTQVAVETELTTLKDDILTATDNYLYKDGEPVIFIWDYSGFLTTDNYRTAVSNVFTEDSPILLRNEIEDSESDPNPINSYYPWVQGYAEDGTNWGEGYLNWYYNTINDKITAGDVDFSTGAVWPGFDDRDASWGQNRWIDRNEGATYESIWDIVHAKSVEWVIIETWNDWNEGTEIEPSVAHGFTYVNKTAANIAEFKGETATLDADLLSASTKVYEAATLIEADDRDYELYYPVLEDAIQEFINKDGVAAIEFLDQIIDDELAEEPVEPEENDETKRVYMHYLGWFSEGEDGNHWKDGAAQEPIIGQYNSQSWATHLYHILLSSAVGVDGMVVNVRTEYDEETLKKVIPSLQRIVDVKPSFDYKVAVSYDDQDMTKTSVETELTTLKNDIIAETDNYLYKNGEPVIFVWNYDGFLTSDDYRDAVSNVFGEEKPILLRNEIDFEASNEAIDSYYPWVQGFDDKGTIWGADYLDWYYRTLKIREEITFATGAVWPGFDDRKASWGQDRWIDRKNGETYQETWDLVHDYSDDVPLNWIILETWNDWNEGTEIEPSKEHGFTYMTKTAENIATFKDVEITVNDDLYSASTKIYQAAQLIESETRDYDTFYPKLEQAIAKFVEKDATGSIALSNEIINNGSVLGGIPEALALEFNIYPNPATSETNFSLNLAQPQPVSIKVYGTGGELVDQIVRETLQAGTHEFNWNAKGQTGLFIIQMETNTGITHRKLIIK from the coding sequence ATGAAAAAAGCACTACACACTAGTCTAGTTTTATTATCGCTCGCTTTTTGTTTCCATTCGGTTCAGGCCAGCGAACCAGAGCCAGAAGAAACAATCAACAAAAAAGTTTATATGCACTATATGGGCTGGTTTGGAGCGACAGAAGAAGGAAACCATTGGAAAGATGGAGCACCGCGTGAGCCTTTGATTGGCTATTATGATTCCCAGTCATGGGCTACTCACTTATACCAAATCTTACTGTCATCTGCGTGTGGAGTGGATGGTATGGTGGTCAATGTACGTACCGAGTATGATGAAAATAGCCTCAAGGCAGTACTGCCTTCGCTCAAGCGTATCACAGACATAGATGCCACTTTTGACTACTCAGTAGCAGTGAGCTATGATGATCAAGATATGACTCAGGTGGCTGTAGAAACAGAATTGACGACCCTCAAGGATGATATTCTCACAGCTACAGATAATTACCTGTATAAAGATGGCGAACCAGTGATTTTCATTTGGGATTATAGTGGATTTCTGACTACAGACAACTATAGGACTGCCGTGTCAAATGTATTTACAGAAGACAGTCCCATTTTGTTGAGAAATGAGATCGAGGATTCAGAAAGTGATCCCAATCCCATTAACTCTTACTACCCTTGGGTACAAGGCTACGCCGAAGATGGAACCAACTGGGGAGAGGGATATCTCAATTGGTATTATAATACCATCAATGATAAGATCACAGCTGGCGATGTAGATTTTTCGACAGGTGCAGTATGGCCTGGGTTCGACGATAGAGATGCCAGTTGGGGGCAAAATCGATGGATCGATAGAAACGAAGGGGCTACTTATGAGAGCATTTGGGATATTGTACATGCCAAATCCGTAGAATGGGTGATTATCGAAACTTGGAACGATTGGAATGAAGGTACTGAGATCGAACCAAGTGTAGCGCATGGTTTTACATATGTAAACAAAACAGCTGCGAATATTGCCGAATTTAAGGGCGAGACAGCTACACTAGATGCAGACTTGCTATCTGCCTCTACCAAGGTATATGAAGCTGCTACGCTTATCGAAGCGGATGATAGAGACTACGAACTTTACTATCCAGTTTTAGAAGATGCTATTCAAGAGTTTATCAACAAAGACGGCGTTGCGGCTATTGAATTTTTGGATCAGATTATTGACGATGAGTTGGCCGAAGAGCCTGTAGAACCAGAAGAAAATGATGAGACCAAGCGAGTCTATATGCATTATTTGGGCTGGTTTAGCGAAGGTGAAGATGGAAACCATTGGAAGGACGGGGCTGCTCAGGAGCCAATCATTGGGCAATATAATTCACAAAGTTGGGCGACGCATTTGTATCACATTTTGCTATCATCTGCTGTAGGTGTAGACGGAATGGTAGTCAATGTAAGAACCGAGTATGACGAAGAAACTTTGAAAAAAGTGATCCCGTCTCTGCAAAGAATAGTGGACGTGAAACCTTCCTTTGATTATAAAGTAGCCGTAAGCTACGACGATCAAGACATGACGAAGACGTCGGTAGAGACTGAATTGACCACCCTCAAAAATGACATCATAGCCGAGACAGACAATTATTTGTATAAAAATGGCGAACCAGTGATTTTTGTATGGAACTACGATGGATTTCTTACCTCAGATGATTATAGGGATGCAGTATCCAATGTGTTTGGCGAAGAAAAACCAATTTTACTGCGAAATGAAATAGATTTTGAAGCTAGCAACGAGGCCATAGATTCTTATTATCCTTGGGTGCAGGGGTTTGATGATAAAGGAACCATCTGGGGTGCCGATTATCTAGATTGGTATTATCGTACATTGAAAATCAGAGAAGAGATCACGTTTGCTACTGGCGCAGTATGGCCAGGGTTTGATGATCGCAAGGCGAGCTGGGGACAAGACCGTTGGATAGATAGAAAAAACGGGGAGACTTATCAGGAAACATGGGATTTGGTACATGACTATAGTGACGATGTACCTTTGAACTGGATCATTTTAGAAACTTGGAATGATTGGAATGAGGGAACTGAAATAGAGCCAAGTAAGGAGCATGGATTTACTTACATGACCAAGACAGCAGAAAATATAGCCACATTCAAGGATGTAGAAATAACAGTAAACGACGATCTTTATTCAGCCTCTACAAAGATCTATCAAGCCGCACAACTTATAGAATCGGAGACGAGAGATTATGATACCTTCTACCCTAAGTTGGAGCAGGCTATTGCCAAATTTGTAGAAAAAGATGCGACAGGATCTATCGCACTCTCTAATGAGATCATCAACAACGGTAGTGTACTGGGTGGCATTCCTGAAGCTTTAGCACTAGAATTCAACATCTATCCTAACCCTGCTACAAGTGAGACTAATTTCTCATTAAACCTTGCACAACCACAACCTGTGTCTATCAAAGTGTATGGTACTGGAGGTGAGCTAGTCGATCAAATAGTCAGAGAGACCTTGCAGGCTGGTACACACGAGTTCAATTGGAATGCAAAAGGGCAAACCGGTTTGTTTATTATTCAAATGGAAACCAATACAGGTATAACACACAGAAAGTTGATTATTAAATAA